The Cryptomeria japonica chromosome 6, Sugi_1.0, whole genome shotgun sequence genomic interval CAAATTCTAATACAACTCTATCACATCTTTTAAatctataatttatattttaaatcttatttttaatctcttattataataaataaactaatcaataacaaaatcaaacttgtaaatatcTCATCCCTCAATAATTATATTAATACTAAATTTTTCATTTACATCTAATTCAATATTAAGTAGATTTGATCATTTCGATTACTTTAAAGAGATGGAAGCATTATAGAATTAAAGAGAGGAATTTTCTTTCCATACAAACATGTAGTAGTTTTCAATTTAATGTCACGGAGAGCTACTCGCTACATGGAAAACGTGAAATTCCAATCTTGAAAGGCAAAGGAGAACGAATATTTGCCAATTTTGAATCATTCAAATTCTAGGATGAAGAATAGTATAACTACCAACGAATAGTATTAAACTACATCTAAGTTTCCAACGAATTCAAAAGTCCACAATGAATAATAGTATAAACTACATCTAATTTTCCAAAAGAGTCATAATCGAAGATTGAACTAAGCGGCAAACATTTTGGCCATTCAAAGTCAAGTCTGAAGAACATGACAAACCACATGTAATGTGAGCCAAAACCAACGGATTTCTGAACAATTGATTATCTATCTGGAGTGGTTTAACTGTAAAGGCTGGGAGATCCGATTACTAGATATTACAAGGATGATAATGTTGAAAAATCAAATTTGTGCTTTGATATGCCTGCTTCCAGTTTTTATTTGCTCTGCACAGCAGTCTAATGGCAGCAGCACTAAATTTTCCTTTGCCAACTTTACGCAAAACAACAGCCAGCAGCTCATATACATGGGGGACGCTAACTTTTCTGCTGAATATGGTTATATCAATCTAACGCCAGATTTAAACCCCACTATAAACGTTTCATCTATAAACGAAACGGCTTATCTTCTCCAGTCTATCGGAAGGGTTCTGTACCGCAAGCAGATCACGATGTGGCCGGCGAGTTTCACCACCGCCTTCACCATCTTCGTGAAAAACATCACAGCCGTCAGGAATTTCAATGGCGACGGTATTGCCTTCATCATTGTATCAGAAAACAAAAAAAGCTTTATAGCAAAGAGCAGCGGGGCATTCCTCGGCCTCTTCAACCAGTCCACGGACGGAAACACGACCGGCCAGCTTGCCATCGAATTCGACACATTCCACAATGAATTTGACCCAGTCGACGTCAATCATGTGGGCATCGACATCCAGGGCATCAAATCCAACGCAACTGCTAGTATGGAAGAGCACGGCATGGATATCCAGGCTGCGCGAGCAATACAAGTCCGGGTCGACTACGACGGGTGGGCTAAATCCCTGCAAATCTATGCGCGCTATGCAAACAGTAGTTCGGCCTACGTAAGCCTTCTCAATCGCACGGTGCAGCTCGAAAAAATTGTTCCAAGATTGGCGTACGTGGGATTTTCTGCAACAACCGGGAATTCATTCGAAATACAAAGAATTCTCAACTGGAATTTCAGGTCCGTGGTGTTGCCGGAGTCTTCTCTGAATTTGTCCCCGGTGGGAACACCGCTAGGATCCAACGGCGGGGTCAAAGTCGGCGTTTTGGTGGGCTCAATTATGGTCGGACTGGTTACGGTTGGATTAATAACCTCGTGGTTTGCGGTTAAGAGATTGAAAAGGAAAAA includes:
- the LOC131876686 gene encoding alpha-methyl-mannoside-specific lectin-like, whose protein sequence is MLKNQICALICLLPVFICSAQQSNGSSTKFSFANFTQNNSQQLIYMGDANFSAEYGYINLTPDLNPTINVSSINETAYLLQSIGRVLYRKQITMWPASFTTAFTIFVKNITAVRNFNGDGIAFIIVSENKKSFIAKSSGAFLGLFNQSTDGNTTGQLAIEFDTFHNEFDPVDVNHVGIDIQGIKSNATASMEEHGMDIQAARAIQVRVDYDGWAKSLQIYARYANSPWCCRSLL